The genomic DNA ACAACCGCTGGCCGACGCGGATCACCGCCAGGCGCTGGAGGCACTGCTGCCCCGGGTGCAGGCCTACGCCGGCAATCGCCTGGCCGCCATTGGTCACCGGGTGGTCCACGGCGGCGAGCAGTTCACCGCCGCCGGACTGCTGGATGACGCCGCCCTGGCCGCGATCCGTGCCGCCAGCCCGCTGGCACCTTTGCATAACCCGGCCAACCTGCTGGGCATCGACGCCGCCCGGACCCTGTTTGCCGACCTGCCCCAGGTGGCCGTATTCGATACCGCCTTCCACCAGAGCTTGCCCGAACACGCCTACCGCTACGCGCTACCCATCGAGTTGTATCAGCAACAACGCATTCGCCGTTATGGTTTCCACGGCACCAGCCATTGCTATGTCACCCGCCGGGCAGCCTCCCTCACCGGTTTGCCAGTGGACACCAGTGGCTGGCTGTCCGCCCACCTGGGCAACGGCTGCTCCAGTTGCGCGGTACAGGATGGCCACAGCCGCGACACCAGCATGGGCTTCACGCCCCTGGAAGGGCTGGTGATGGGAACCCGCAGCGGCGATGTGGACCCCAGCCTGCACGCCTTTCTGGAACGGGAGCTGGGCTGGTCGGCGCAACACACCGATCAGGTACTGAGCCGGGAAAGCGGCCTGCTGGGCCTGTCCGGCCTGTCCAACGATATGCGCACCCTGGAGCAGGCCAGCAACGACGGCCATGAGGGCGCCACCCTGGCCATCGAGGTGTTCTGCTATCGGCTGGCCAAATCCCTGGCCGGCCAGGCCTGCGCCCTGACCCGGCTGGACGGCCTGATCTTCACCGGCGGCATCGGCGAGAACTCGGCCCTGGTACGGGCCAAGACCGTGTCCCATCTGCGGCTGATGGGACTGGCCATCAACGACGATGCCAACCGTCGTTGTGTGGGCGGCGCCAGCGGCGAAATCCAGGCCGATAACAGCCCCCGCATCCTGGTGATACCCACCAATGAAGAACGCCAGATCGCCCTGGAAA from Alcanivorax sp. includes the following:
- a CDS encoding acetate kinase; the protein is MTTPLVLVINCGSSSIKFALVDEDSSVFPLEGQAERLNSPEAVLRWQQDGEQQEQPLADADHRQALEALLPRVQAYAGNRLAAIGHRVVHGGEQFTAAGLLDDAALAAIRAASPLAPLHNPANLLGIDAARTLFADLPQVAVFDTAFHQSLPEHAYRYALPIELYQQQRIRRYGFHGTSHCYVTRRAASLTGLPVDTSGWLSAHLGNGCSSCAVQDGHSRDTSMGFTPLEGLVMGTRSGDVDPSLHAFLERELGWSAQHTDQVLSRESGLLGLSGLSNDMRTLEQASNDGHEGATLAIEVFCYRLAKSLAGQACALTRLDGLIFTGGIGENSALVRAKTVSHLRLMGLAINDDANRRCVGGASGEIQADNSPRILVIPTNEERQIALETLAAIGADKDEES